The genomic segment GCAGCACGTAAGGAATTTCCTCTCACCAAATTGTCTCCGGTCCCTTAATGGTCTGTAAGCCTCGCTGAGTACTTTGCGCACGGTCCCTAGCGTGGTGATTTGCATCCCGCTGTCGGCCTTGCCTGTTGGTTGCCTCTAGCAGCTGTCTCAGTTGGATTCTGGCTGAGAAAGGTAAGTCTCGATTTCCTTGCTCTTTGAAAGATCTAGGAGAGAACTGTAGAATGCCTGCCGGGGTTCGCCGTGGGAGGACTGATATCATTCGCGCATTGGGAAGCCTTTCAGAAAAGTTTTCCAAACTTAAAGAGCCTGCCTTCCCAAGCCCTGAGCTCTAAAAAGAACCAGAGAGATTTCCTCCCCTTTCTGCACGTAGAGGGTTTGCAGAAATAAAAGGGCTGGATGCATTGTGGAAAAATTTTGCACGCGGGGCCAGGTGTCCCTCAAGCGATTCCCCAGGGTGTTTAATACCAAAACCATTTTGCACACATCACAGCGCATTCTTTTTGAATTGCTAGTTGAGAGGTAACGTTGATTAAAGCTGCCCGTGTCCTTGGTTGCCTTGGTGGCTATCTTTTCTGGCATAATTTCTGGTTCATTCCTAAGCTTTTTATTTCTTGGAGTTTACCAGTGCAAATCAGAAGTCCTCTGAGTGTGGAGACTGGTGTCTTCATACCTAGACAGATGCCTGCACACGGTGCCGGGAGAATGAACCCCACACCTGAAGCCAGAAGGCTGAAAGCTTCAGTGTTAGAAGTAGCAACAAACCTGGGGTCTTCCACTCTGGGGGCCACCTCTGTTCGCTGTCTATACTTGCTGGTTCAGCCCAGGGCTCACCATGGGAAAGGatgcctctctcctctccataGGTTCATTTCTTTACCTTTGGCTTAGGAAGCAAAGAAGTCTATTGTAGGATAGGACGGTGTTCGGAGCTTCCTTGGGATTACTGGGGATTTGTTCGTTTTACAGAAAATGGCCTGTGCTAGAAATTAGGGAGGACTTGCCCCCAAAAGATGGGAGTTCTCAGGGGGAAGGACATTCTCTTTGAGAGCTTCTACGTGACGTAAGCCCAGGTCCTAGGTTCCAGACATGCCCAATCTCAACACCCAGTGATGCCACTAGTTATACGTGGGACTCCAATTCTCTAAGGCTCACGTTGAAAGCTGCGAGGATGGTAGCAGTCTAGGCCTTCAAGAGGCCTGCAGGTACCTGCTATACCCAGCATGCTGGAGCCCCCAGCCTCAGCCAGGTCTCAGGGATTTCTCGGTGTGATCTCTTGGAAGGAAGAAGCCCTTGCTCTGGCTTCCATCTGAGAAGAAAGGACTTCTGATCTCTGTGTCATTGTTTGTAGACTGGGCTGGAAAGCTGAGAGGTAGAGGAGGTAGGGTGTTTGAAAGGATCCAGGTCAGTGGTTAAAGAAAGCTGAGCATCCCACAGATTGGGGAAACAAAACTATTCCAGTATTAACGTGAATGTGTGAACTGTACCAGGATTTAGCAAGACTTACACAGATGAAACAAACTGAGAGTGGATATCATTGAGAAACACAGGAAAAGGCTTATCATCGTTCTCTAGTATTGCTACCAATCTTTTTCACCTCAGGCTTTCTGCTTTTCAAATACTTTACAACATCAAGTAGCCTTCTGTAAGAAGCATACGCATATCAGGCCATTGACATGGTAGGACATAGCCTTGAGCTTATTTATTTGAGAGAATGGTGTGCCAGGTGCATGTGTTTGAATATTGCTGATTAAAATGGCCAAGGAACGGCAGACTTGACATAGGCAGGAAGAAAGCTATGGACCTACGTATTCGGAATCTACATTTCACAAGCTCCGTTGGTGAGCTTGTACCCATTCATAACTGAGGTCCAGTGGACCTGGTGGTGAAGATCTGTGACTCTAGCTACTGACGTGAGACAGAGGGATTTAGAGTTCAAGGTAGAGAGTggactgggaatatagctcaaagatagaatacttgcctagtaCATGTGAGGCCCCGGGCTCAATCCCCTGTATAGGAAATAAAATGTGACTGGGGCCCAAATcaagtgtttctttctttgtgaccTTTGTCATATTTCTTTACCTCTTTGAGCCACCATAGCTTCATTTACAAGTGAGTAAGAATCAGCTAATGTGTGACAGTCCTTAATGTTATGCCACACCCATAGTAGGCACTCTGTCGATGTCAGCAATGCTGATGATGACAATAGTGTGGTTTCAGGTTGGCCAAAGCGCCTCAGCTCCTAGCGCAAGTAATAAGCCATCCTGCTTCAATCAGGATAGCCAGGGGTTCCCAGTTTAAGCAGAAACATAGTATGTAAATGTGGGAACATCAAACGAGGGGAGGATGTTTAAGTTTCTGTTGGCCATCTCACACATATATAAGTAAAAACACTGAGAGAGCTAGGAGCTTGGATTTCTGCTGGTCTTGAAGCTGGGTTTAGTTGCTAGAAAACTCCACAGCTATTCCTGCCTCCGGGGAACGTCTGTCCCCCAGTTCTGTCCCTCAGCTAGGTCTGCAATGCTGACTCTGGGATTCTCTCGGACTCTCTTATGAAAAGGCCTGATGGGCAGGCAGAGGAAGATCTGGAGTTTGGCTGGGGAAAAAATGAGTAATTCAAAGCAGCCTGCTTAGTAAACGCTGTGAGAGAAATCAAAGTCGACACTGGCTCCTGTCTCTAGGGACTCTGAAGTGATGAGCCTGAATTACCGTGTCACTGAGCAGAGTTGGGGCAAGCCAAAACTCAGAATCTGCTggcaaggaaaagaaggaagaaaaaaaaatgacagggagGGGCGGACCAGAGGAGGAGGGAGTAAAatgagagggggagggaaaaacAAGCGTCACTTAAGAGCAGGGGTGGCATGAGAGAAGAGCTCCAGCATTCAAAAATGTAATCTACAGTTAAGTATTTTTATGGATTTTTCTGTCCTCCAGAGTCAATCCCTGACCTGACCTGTCGTTTTACCAAGGCCCAGTGGGTGACAGGCTCCTTCCCAGAAGCTGAAGGAAGATACTCTGACTAGTCCTTCTCTCCCAAGTCAAGTGCCTTTCCCTGGTAATGGACTGCCTTTCCTTGAGGTATGTGTTGCTAATCTGGGGACGTGTCTTGGTTGTTAAATTACAATAATCTCAGCTTTGTAGAGTgggagattttaatttttttttcagataaaagGTCAAATATCCTCTAACTGACCTAGCCAGTATAATGTTAGGGTATCATTGGAAAACAGTAGTTAATTTGTTGATGATTAAATTATATACAAGTTACATCAGGTGCAGTTCTCTGACTTTTACTCCGTGGTGAGTGATATTTTGACCTCTCAGGAGTAGGAAGAATGAAGAAGGTCTGATTCAGTGTTGTGCTCACTTTCGATCAATGCTCAATACATTCAAAGGATTAATGTCATCAAAAGGGTGTCAAGTGTCCCGCAAATCTTCAGTCATTGCAACTGCCTCTCCAGGGTCCAAGTCAGTGACTCTGGTATGTCTGAGCTTCAACAAGACCTTCTTCCTGATTCCTCAGACTAGGCTTTCAGCCAGATGCTTTTTGATCTCAAGTCTTGTACTAAAATCCTCAAGTCCAAAACACCTAGGGAGGGGCAAGTTTTATACAGAAGGacgttgaagaaaaaaaaaatgaatctgtcAATTTTTTGTGACTTTGCTTATTTTTGTAAGCATCTTATAAAATACAGAATGTCAAAATTCCTTGTTGCTTTTAATAGAAAATTTGTACATGACAGCTTGTTACTGTAATAGTTGATTAACAGTTAATCTTGTCTTAAGCATTGAGAAAACAGGGAAAAAAATATCCCATAAAGTGttcaaattttccttttcttacttttccCTACTTAGATGGGTAGGGAGATGGTGTCAGATTCTAATCATAAGTCCTGAAGTTGTTGGGACCTCATTGTGTTTTCTAAACTGAACATCTGTCCTGGAGCTGAGTGGGAGTGGTGGCGGTATGGGTGAgattggggtaggggtggggttggAAAGGTCCGGAGCACACACTTCACTGTGCGCCTTGATTAAGGAGCTATCAGTTGATAGAGAAGCATGCCATTTGTGCGCTTGCTGTTGATCATGACGTTGATTTCATGAGCAGTGAATGGGTGATAGCTTGGAAAGAATGCGTGTCATGCCTGGCAAAATTGGCAGAGTTCACACTGCTGTGAGTTGTGGAACTGTTTATAGCATATTCTCCTCTTGAATGAGCCCTCTTTGGATTAAGAATAAGGCTTTTCTGAGCTTAGAGCAAATAAAGGCAATAGGCAAGGAAGAACACTTAGGCTGTTTGTAGACCACCAAGGGATATGAAATGCTGCAAAGTGCTTCCTGCTTTATAGCTCTCTCCTTTTTTTGTGTGCATAGCTGCTTCCCTTTTGCCCAATGTAAAAGAATGCAGTAAGTGGAGAATGTAAAGTGCTCCTGTGTGTCCTGGGACAGGAGGTGCCTCTGCACCTCCCTGCGTTCATTTGTGTCCCGTGCTGGTAACTTAGCTGATGTCCCCTGCCTTCTTCTTCACAGCTTCCACCCTGGCCAGGTTTTCCAAATCTAGCCTGTGAAGCCAGGTAGGAAACATCCCCAGAAAAATGACGGAAGAACCCATAAAAGAGAACCTGGGATCCCCAAAGTCTCCCATGCCCATGATAATGGAGAAAAGCCCTAAGAGTGAAGTTGTGGTCACCACAGTCCCCTTGGTCAGTGAGGTTCAGCTGACGGCCGCCACAGGGGGTGCCGAACTCTCCTGCTACCGCTGCATCATCCCCTTTGCTGTGGTGGTCTTCATCACCGGGATCGTGGTCACCGCTGTGGCTTACAGCTTCAATTCTCACGGTTCCATCATCTCCATCTTCGGCCTGGTCCTTCTGTCCTCCGGACTTCTTTTATTAGCCCTCAGCGCCTTGTGCTGGAAGGTGagacaaaaaaataagaaagtcaaGAGACGGGAGAGTCAGACTGCTCTTGTGGTAAATCAGAGAAGCTTGTTTGCTTAAGACGGAGTGAGATCAAATGGGAAATTTCACCCTAGCATTCGGCTCCCACTTGCTGAGTTCGTTCATAGGGTACCAGCCCAGGAGGGAATGGGCTCAGCCCTGAAATGGACTACCAAAATGGAACTGGGGCATAGAGAAGACTGAAAATGAGCGGTCAAGACAGTTCCCCTTTGTAGGGAATAACATCTTTAACGACAAACTTAATCCTAAGGGCTATTTCTAAGACAAAAGAATCAGCTTTCTTTTTACCTTATGCATTTGGGGAACATGGGATATGCACAACACTAAATAGCATTTGGTTCACTGTCGAGAGTACCCAGGGGATGATGGGCAAATAACAAGAATCCTGGTGTACCAGGTCCGTAAAAGAAATAGCCCACGCTCCGCAAAGTGGTGTTATAAGGATGTTCTGCCAAAGGCCTGCACTGACTTGGCATTCCTATGTACCTAAAAGGTtctgttatatatttttttccactAAGTTGATTCTCTCACCTCCCTTTTAAAAAGGTTTTCACTTTGAGTAACTCATCACTAGTGGTACTTTATCTTGAAGAGTagactaattttttttatatatatattttaacaatGGACAATTTTAGATGATTGTAATGATAtatcagaagaaaacagaaaagcaggaGACAACACAAACGGCATGGGGGGGTAAATTAATACTGAAATAATCCAATATAGCACCTTTGATGGTTTTTATACAAAAGTTTCATGTGTATTTcactcaaaataataaatactcaTGGCTGCTGAAACTTCTTAAGTGGTTGTTTCTgctgtcctttttcttttaagatttattttatttgaattatgtatacacatgtgagtCTGTGTTGGGGTCTGTGCAATCAACGCTGGTGCCGTtggagctgggaggagaggagggcatcTGATCTCTGAGAGCTTGAgttccaggtggctgtgagctgccttacATGGTGccgggaacagaacttgggtcccctgcaagaacagtgcGTGCTCTTAACCCCCatgtcatctctctagcccctgtcaTTACTTTTGTGGCTATTCCAAATTTTCCATTTCCCCTCAGCTCGTTTGCAAAGTATCAGTTGTGTGTTTCTCAACTGGAGACGGCATTTCTTCTTGTGGAAGATTGTTATTTTCATCTTATGATGCAATGTGCTCAGTAACATTGAATATGTTCTAAAGGGATTCTAAAAATGCCATTAGGAAATCAGTGTCTGGGGTCAGAAATTTACCAATGTTCTATTACATGTGCATTATACGTTTTGTTAATGTAATCATAAATTAACGCAGATTGCATATTTAGTTGGTCATAATACTACACAAATAAGGTTAGTGTTATCATTTTTCTGTGGTTCTGAGTTAGCCCATATATAATCCCACTACTCCAGCAAGTCCCATTCCTCATTATTGTAGTTAAAGCTCACTCAACCAGAGTGAGAAGATAGTTCAACACGAGGCCTTAAATTTTGCTGGCTGGAGTGGGGGGACCTGGCAAGCCACAGTCCTTGGAAGGGATTCTATTGGGGAACTTCATTACTTAGAAGGGATTCTACTAGGGAACTTCATTACGCCTGCCAGGAGCCATCTGACATTGGCTACATCCCAGCccttgcttggttttgtttctagAAACACCTTATGGTTTCTCACAACCAATTGCAAGTGAATGACCAGGGCTCATTGTAGAACGGTTATTGCTGTGACttgatgttttgttgttgttgttgttgttgttgttgttgttctaaatCAAAGACAGTCAAAGGTTCAACATTGCTTCACAAAGAAATTTCCCAGGGAAAGTTCAAGCTTTTCCAGGCTGCTCTAGATACATCTCATCTTTCACTCTCAATCCAATAACCCTCCCTATGAGTCAGCCAGACTAGACTCCACCACCCCGCATTAGGCTCTGGTTTTCCTACCTCTGTGTCTGTCCAGATGTTTCTCTCCCTTATAATGATAATGCCATTCTtccccatccttctctccgtcTCAGGCTACCCAAATCCTGCTTCTCATCAGAGCTCTGGCTCCAGAGCCACCTCCCCCTGGAAGCCTCATTCTATGTGAACACAACTGCTCTCTCATCAGCCATTACTTCGTATTGTTTCAGTTTTTAGTCACATGGGTGATGTAGACATTTATTTGTCCCTTCCAAACCTTAGATCGATCCTTAGGAATGAACTGTGTGCTGTTTCCAGTGTGCTGGCTGCTACATTATctttcacagaaa from the Peromyscus eremicus chromosome 8a, PerEre_H2_v1, whole genome shotgun sequence genome contains:
- the Tmem100 gene encoding transmembrane protein 100; its protein translation is MTEEPIKENLGSPKSPMPMIMEKSPKSEVVVTTVPLVSEVQLTAATGGAELSCYRCIIPFAVVVFITGIVVTAVAYSFNSHGSIISIFGLVLLSSGLLLLALSALCWKVRQKNKKVKRRESQTALVVNQRSLFA